A window of Deinococcus detaillensis contains these coding sequences:
- the scpA gene encoding methylmalonyl-CoA mutase: MTDAPTLNGPPLNDWEALARKDLRGADPSTLSRLTPEGLTLKALYTAADTQDLTPSLPGLPPYTRGPRATMYAARPWTIRQYAGFSTAEASNAFYRRNLAAGQKGLSVAFDLATHRGYDSDHPRVTGDVGKAGVAIDSVEDMKILFEGIPLSEMSVSMTMNGAVLPILAAFIVAGEEQGAALSELSGTIQNDILKEFMVRNTYIYPPAPSMQIVADIIEYTAKQMPRFNSISISGYHLQEAGANAALELAYTLADGLEYVRAALKKGLDIDEFAPRLSFFFAIGMNFYMEVAKLRAARLLWSELLAPFNPKNPLSSALRTHCQTSGWSLTEQDPYNNVVRTTVEALAAVFGGTQSLHTNSFDEAIGLPTDFSARIARNTQLIVQEETGIPQVVDPWGGSYLMERLTADLADEARRLIGEVEELGGMTKAVASGLPKLRIEESAARKQARIDRGEDVIVGVNKYQPSEPTAVDVLQIDNDSVRDSQLRRLEEVKAGRDLAAVTRTLEGLVECARTGEGNLLTLSVEAMRARATVGELSVVLEGVWGRHQAEVKTLSGVYAQGYAGDADFAQLQAEIEAFAEAEGRRPRMLVVKLGQDGHDRGAKVIASGFADLGFDVDVGPLFQTPDEAARQATENDVHVVGVSSQAAGHQTLIPALIEALRAEEAGDILVIAGGVIPQQDYAALREAGVAGIFGPGTPILQSAREVLRLLSAKQKKG; this comes from the coding sequence ATGACCGACGCCCCCACGCTTAATGGGCCTCCCCTGAACGATTGGGAAGCGCTCGCCCGCAAAGACCTGCGCGGCGCTGATCCCAGCACGCTCAGCCGCCTGACCCCGGAGGGTTTGACCCTCAAAGCGCTCTACACCGCCGCCGACACGCAGGATTTGACGCCAAGCTTGCCGGGCTTGCCACCGTACACGCGTGGCCCCCGCGCCACCATGTACGCCGCCCGCCCCTGGACGATTCGTCAGTACGCCGGATTCTCGACGGCTGAAGCGTCCAACGCTTTTTACCGCCGCAACCTCGCCGCCGGGCAAAAGGGTCTCAGTGTGGCCTTCGATCTGGCGACCCACCGGGGTTACGACTCCGACCATCCCCGCGTTACCGGTGATGTGGGCAAAGCGGGCGTGGCCATCGACTCGGTAGAAGACATGAAGATTTTGTTCGAGGGCATTCCCCTGAGCGAAATGTCAGTGTCCATGACCATGAACGGAGCGGTGCTGCCGATTCTGGCGGCTTTCATCGTGGCAGGTGAGGAACAGGGCGCGGCGCTCTCGGAACTCTCCGGCACCATTCAGAACGATATTCTCAAAGAGTTCATGGTTCGTAACACTTATATTTATCCGCCCGCGCCGAGTATGCAGATCGTGGCCGATATCATCGAATACACGGCCAAGCAAATGCCACGCTTCAATTCTATTTCGATCAGCGGCTACCATTTGCAAGAAGCGGGCGCGAATGCCGCTTTGGAGCTGGCTTATACCTTAGCGGACGGCCTCGAATACGTGCGGGCGGCTTTGAAGAAAGGGCTGGACATTGACGAATTCGCGCCGCGTCTGTCGTTTTTCTTCGCCATAGGCATGAATTTTTATATGGAAGTCGCCAAATTGCGGGCGGCGCGGCTGCTGTGGTCGGAGTTACTGGCTCCTTTCAACCCCAAAAATCCGCTCAGCAGCGCTCTGAGAACCCACTGCCAAACTTCAGGCTGGAGCCTGACCGAGCAAGACCCCTACAACAACGTGGTTCGCACGACGGTGGAAGCGCTGGCGGCGGTGTTCGGCGGCACTCAGAGCCTCCACACCAACTCGTTTGACGAGGCGATTGGCCTCCCCACCGACTTCTCGGCCCGCATTGCCCGCAACACCCAACTGATCGTGCAGGAAGAAACCGGCATTCCGCAGGTGGTCGATCCCTGGGGCGGCTCGTACCTGATGGAGCGCCTGACTGCAGACCTCGCCGACGAAGCCCGCCGCCTGATTGGCGAGGTTGAGGAACTCGGCGGCATGACCAAAGCGGTGGCGTCGGGCTTGCCCAAGCTCCGCATCGAGGAATCGGCGGCCCGTAAGCAGGCCCGGATCGATAGGGGCGAAGACGTGATCGTGGGCGTCAACAAATACCAGCCGAGCGAGCCGACGGCGGTGGACGTGCTGCAAATCGACAATGACAGCGTGCGCGATTCGCAGTTGCGCCGCTTGGAGGAAGTTAAAGCCGGGCGCGATCTGGCCGCCGTGACCCGCACCTTGGAAGGCTTGGTCGAGTGCGCCCGCACCGGCGAGGGCAATTTGCTGACCCTCAGCGTGGAAGCCATGCGGGCGCGGGCCACCGTGGGCGAGCTGTCGGTGGTGCTCGAAGGCGTATGGGGCCGCCACCAGGCTGAGGTGAAAACTTTAAGCGGGGTCTACGCGCAGGGCTACGCGGGCGACGCCGACTTTGCCCAGCTTCAGGCCGAGATCGAAGCCTTTGCCGAGGCCGAGGGCCGCCGCCCGCGTATGTTGGTCGTCAAGCTGGGCCAGGACGGCCATGACCGGGGCGCGAAGGTGATCGCCAGCGGCTTTGCCGATCTGGGCTTTGACGTGGACGTGGGGCCGCTGTTTCAGACGCCGGACGAAGCGGCGCGGCAAGCCACCGAAAACGACGTGCACGTGGTGGGCGTGTCCAGTCAGGCGGCGGGCCACCAGACCCTGATTCCGGCGCTGATCGAAGCGCTGAGGGCTGAAGAAGCGGGCGACATTCTGGTGATCGCGGGCGGGGTGATTCCCCAGCAGGATTACGCGGCCCTGCGGGAAGCGGGCGTAGCGGGTATTTTCGGGCCGGGCACGCCGATTTTGCAGTCGGCGCGGGAAGTGTTGCGGCTGCTGTCGGCAAAGCAAAAGAAGGGTTGA
- a CDS encoding YbhB/YbcL family Raf kinase inhibitor-like protein, which produces MKMNKWMQGAALLGGLTLASCAPTQMNSGNMGMMRQTQGRLSVAQPAPTVGTSTLTLSSAQFRDGGTVPMEQVGSGGCTGMNVSPALSWSGAPAGTVSYVLTTYDPDAPTGSGFWHWVVYNIPASASSLDKGAGSGTFNLPAGAMQVNNDGGSAGYTGPCPPPGPAHHYIFTLYALNKTLDLPAGAAAAYVGFNLNGATIAKTSISATYGR; this is translated from the coding sequence ATGAAGATGAACAAATGGATGCAGGGCGCGGCGCTGCTCGGCGGATTGACTTTGGCGAGCTGTGCCCCTACCCAGATGAATAGCGGCAACATGGGCATGATGCGCCAAACGCAGGGCCGTCTCAGTGTGGCTCAGCCTGCGCCCACCGTCGGCACAAGTACCCTGACGCTCAGCAGTGCCCAGTTCCGCGACGGCGGCACGGTGCCGATGGAGCAGGTCGGCAGCGGCGGCTGCACCGGCATGAACGTCTCGCCTGCCCTGAGCTGGAGCGGCGCACCGGCTGGCACCGTCAGCTACGTCCTGACCACTTACGACCCCGACGCGCCCACCGGCAGCGGCTTTTGGCACTGGGTGGTCTACAACATTCCCGCCAGCGCCAGCAGCTTGGACAAGGGCGCAGGCTCAGGCACCTTCAACTTGCCCGCCGGAGCCATGCAGGTCAACAACGACGGCGGCTCGGCGGGCTACACCGGCCCCTGCCCGCCTCCCGGCCCAGCCCACCACTACATCTTCACGCTCTACGCCCTCAATAAAACGCTGGACTTGCCCGCTGGCGCGGCCGCCGCTTATGTC